In Colwellia sp. M166, a genomic segment contains:
- a CDS encoding NUDIX hydrolase: MRLLKSTQVIDLHPNINNRFTRKATRAIVMKGDEILLLFTARYHDYSLPGGGIDEGEDNITGLIRELREETGAHNVTNIQEFGYYEEYRNWYKTEFDIVHMLSYCYTCDIDAELLAPKFEAHELQNGMQPLWLNIHEAIKHNEEVIKNSNKKGLSIERETFLLKRIVAELL, from the coding sequence ATGCGCTTATTAAAATCTACTCAAGTTATCGATCTTCATCCTAATATTAACAACCGTTTTACCCGTAAAGCAACACGCGCTATTGTCATGAAAGGTGATGAGATTCTATTACTTTTTACCGCACGCTATCATGACTATAGTCTGCCTGGCGGCGGCATCGATGAAGGTGAAGATAATATAACCGGCTTAATTCGGGAATTACGTGAGGAAACCGGCGCCCATAACGTCACCAACATTCAAGAGTTTGGTTACTATGAAGAATACCGTAATTGGTATAAAACAGAGTTCGATATTGTTCACATGCTGTCTTATTGTTATACCTGCGATATTGACGCTGAATTACTAGCCCCAAAATTTGAAGCTCATGAATTACAAAATGGTATGCAACCTCTTTGGCTGAACATCCATGAAGCTATCAAGCACAATGAAGAGGTTATTAAAAATAGTAACAAAAAAGGCTTATCAATTGAGCGGGAAACTTTCTTACTTAAACGCATTGTTGCAGAGTTACTGTAA
- a CDS encoding alkene reductase, whose translation MTENLFQPYALNDTITLNNRILMAPLTRCMADENLVPTEAMAQYYARRADAGLIISEAVIIRPDGQGYPNTPGLFSPAQIKGWQQVTSQVHQNGGKIFAQLWHTGRVAHPHFFAQGDVLAPSAIAVEGSVPRMRELTYQVPKAVTQADIDGLVNDYAQAAENAIAAGFDGVEIHGANGYLIDQFLHYGSNQRKDEYGISAENMSRFPLAVVDAIIARIGNERTALRVSPAAYFNMPTDAKDRTVFDYLLPELEKRSLAFLHIGIFDDAMEFDYLDGKASSYVRANYNKTLVGVGSYTAETASKAIADERFDLIAIGRPFIANPDYVEKIRQGQETTAYSEEMLTSLV comes from the coding sequence ATGACTGAGAACCTATTCCAACCTTATGCCCTTAACGACACAATTACGCTAAACAATCGTATATTAATGGCGCCATTAACACGTTGTATGGCAGATGAAAATTTAGTACCAACTGAAGCGATGGCGCAATATTATGCGCGCAGAGCTGACGCGGGTTTGATTATTTCTGAGGCAGTTATTATTCGCCCTGATGGTCAAGGCTATCCAAACACTCCGGGGTTATTCAGCCCAGCGCAAATTAAAGGTTGGCAGCAAGTTACCAGTCAAGTACACCAAAATGGTGGCAAAATATTTGCCCAGCTTTGGCATACAGGTCGTGTAGCACATCCACACTTCTTTGCTCAAGGCGATGTGCTTGCGCCATCAGCAATCGCAGTTGAAGGCAGTGTACCTAGAATGCGTGAACTAACTTATCAAGTGCCAAAAGCAGTGACACAAGCAGATATCGACGGTCTAGTTAATGACTATGCACAAGCTGCAGAAAATGCTATTGCAGCTGGCTTTGATGGGGTAGAAATTCATGGTGCTAATGGCTACCTTATCGATCAATTTTTACATTATGGTAGCAATCAACGTAAAGATGAATACGGGATTAGCGCAGAAAACATGTCACGCTTCCCGCTAGCCGTTGTTGATGCAATTATTGCACGTATCGGAAATGAAAGAACCGCATTAAGAGTATCGCCAGCGGCCTACTTTAATATGCCGACAGACGCAAAAGATCGCACGGTATTCGATTATTTACTACCAGAACTCGAAAAAAGATCTTTAGCCTTCTTACACATAGGTATATTCGATGATGCGATGGAGTTCGATTACTTAGATGGTAAAGCTTCTAGCTATGTGAGAGCAAACTATAACAAGACCTTGGTTGGTGTAGGGAGTTACACTGCTGAAACTGCTAGTAAAGCAATTGCAGATGAACGTTTTGATTTAATTGCCATAGGACGCCCTTTTATTGCCAATCCAGATTACGTTGAAAAAATTCGCCAAGGTCAGGAAACCACGGCTTATTCAGAAGAGATGTTAACTAGCCTAGTATAA
- a CDS encoding TetR/AcrR family transcriptional regulator, which produces MRNAEFDKEAVLRAAMIAFMDKGYAKTSMQDLKAATGLHPGSIYCAFENKRGLLLAALGQYRADRATEFEYFFAGQGTVLIALKKYLDHIVQECLSCEAAQACLLTKALNELAEQDDEVQGILIENLADWQSSVAEVFRQAITAGELTGKRSAEKLSRFFIMGIYGLRTYAQTHPEAEIMHELAEQLFSDLCQ; this is translated from the coding sequence ATGAGAAATGCTGAATTTGACAAAGAAGCCGTGCTTAGAGCCGCTATGATTGCTTTTATGGACAAAGGCTATGCAAAAACCAGTATGCAAGATTTAAAAGCGGCTACGGGCTTGCATCCAGGCTCTATATATTGTGCTTTTGAAAACAAACGGGGCTTGTTATTAGCAGCACTAGGTCAGTATCGTGCCGATCGAGCAACTGAATTTGAATATTTTTTTGCTGGCCAAGGTACAGTATTGATAGCATTGAAAAAATACCTTGATCATATTGTGCAAGAATGTCTGAGCTGTGAGGCAGCACAAGCGTGTTTATTAACTAAAGCGTTAAATGAATTAGCAGAGCAAGATGATGAAGTTCAGGGTATTTTGATTGAAAATTTAGCTGATTGGCAATCGTCAGTCGCAGAGGTATTTAGACAAGCGATTACGGCTGGTGAATTAACGGGAAAACGTTCGGCAGAAAAATTATCCCGATTTTTTATCATGGGGATTTATGGATTACGCACCTATGCGCAAACTCATCCTGAAGCAGAAATAATGCATGAGTTGGCAGAGCAACTTTTTAGTGATTTGTGTCAGTAA
- a CDS encoding YkgB family protein — MKKLHFTALLTLLAISLGLLGCSILLMGHHRQIALATDFFAISNLLPDVVFNQLAGLAFIAAAALSVLAIKHIELRAKLGALIIGISIIALLPLLGSSMWIESLGGFPAIGSGQGVIKYFALLSIGIFLTKPYLKSHKAIWLNAFPVVLVLLWIGGMKFTLLEAKGIEGLVSSSPLMAWMYSFWDIQTTSNLIGVYDMLALSLVILAIFQQKLLIPAVLMSGAVFAVTQTFFLSFSGALSSETLLTTTGHFLIKDLWFIANLLIFTTLIRNKSANLA; from the coding sequence ATGAAAAAATTACACTTTACAGCCCTGTTAACTTTACTCGCAATATCGCTAGGATTATTAGGCTGCAGTATTTTATTAATGGGTCATCACCGTCAAATTGCTTTAGCAACTGACTTTTTCGCTATCAGCAACTTGCTACCAGATGTTGTATTCAATCAACTCGCTGGTTTAGCTTTTATAGCGGCAGCAGCACTCTCAGTACTAGCAATCAAGCATATTGAATTAAGAGCAAAACTTGGCGCTCTCATTATTGGCATAAGCATCATTGCATTATTACCACTTTTAGGTAGCAGTATGTGGATTGAATCTTTAGGCGGATTTCCAGCTATTGGCTCAGGTCAAGGGGTAATTAAATATTTTGCCTTACTCTCGATCGGCATCTTTCTGACTAAACCTTACTTGAAAAGTCATAAAGCCATTTGGTTAAATGCTTTTCCTGTGGTATTGGTATTGCTGTGGATAGGTGGTATGAAGTTTACCTTACTTGAAGCGAAAGGCATTGAAGGTTTAGTGAGTAGTTCGCCTTTAATGGCATGGATGTATAGTTTTTGGGACATTCAAACCACATCAAACCTTATCGGTGTATACGATATGCTAGCGCTATCACTAGTAATATTAGCCATTTTTCAGCAAAAATTATTAATACCTGCTGTGCTCATGTCAGGTGCAGTGTTCGCAGTAACGCAAACCTTTTTCTTAAGTTTCTCAGGGGCATTATCAAGCGAAACATTGCTGACAACTACCGGGCACTTCCTGATTAAAGATTTATGGTTTATTGCCAATTTGCTTATTTTTACCACGTTAATTCGCAACAAATCAGCAAACTTAGCTTAG